The following DNA comes from Hordeum vulgare subsp. vulgare chromosome 3H, MorexV3_pseudomolecules_assembly, whole genome shotgun sequence.
TGGGCAGTGGTTGATCAGCGAATCTTAGAGCAGTCGACGGAAGCGCTGATGGCGTAGGGGACGCTGACGCCGCACATGGAGGGGATGCCGGCGGCCTTGCCAGCGTTAAGCCCACCCGCAGCGCTCTTGATGCACTTGCACGCCGCTTGCTTGTCAGCGGTGCTCTGGGCAGCGCCGGCCAGTCTCTTGACGCCGCTGCAGCAGGCCGCAGGcggtttggcgccgttgccgcgggCATAGGAGATGCAGGGGCTCAAGGCAGAGCTCACCTGACCGCAGGAGATGGCCGCGTCGGCGGCTACGAGGAGCATGGCGGCCACCAGGGCGACCAGCACGAGCTGAGTAGCTGCAGCGCGAGCCATCCCTAATGAGTTTTGGAATAGTAGCGCAGCCGAGCTCAGCTGGAGATGATGAGATGGCTATTGCTAAATGATTGTACTGGTGAGGAGTTTCGCAGGGGGTGCATGGGCTTAAATAGGGCAGCTAGCCAACATGCGATCCAAGCTGCTATAGTATGATGGTGCCAAGTATTGCGTCCACTGGGATAAATCCGATTGGTGTGAGCGAAATGCATAAATTTGGTTGCTGGATGTTGGAATTGGTAGATGGGTATTAATGCATTTAGGAGATGGTTGGATGCTGGGTTGGGCCCATGGATCGACCAAGCCTGCTAGCGGTGGTGTGGTTGATTAGGGCGTGTAAGGCTGATTAAAGACGAGATGTATTCTCTATGTTCAACCATGGAGTC
Coding sequences within:
- the LOC123442595 gene encoding non-specific lipid-transfer protein 4.1-like — its product is MARAAATQLVLVALVAAMLLVAADAAISCGQVSSALSPCISYARGNGAKPPAACCSGVKRLAGAAQSTADKQAACKCIKSAAGGLNAGKAAGIPSMCGVSVPYAISASVDCSKIR